A genomic stretch from Enterobacter oligotrophicus includes:
- the rpoN gene encoding RNA polymerase factor sigma-54, which produces MKQGLQLRLSQQLAMTPQLQQAIRLLQLSTLELQQELQQALDSNPLLEQTDLHDEVDTQQTQDTETLDTVDALEQKEMPDELPLDASWDEIYTAGTPSGTRADYQDDELPVYQGETTQSLQDYLMWQVELTPFSDTDRAIATSIVDAVDDTGYLTVTLDDILESIGDDEIELEEIEAVLKRIQRFDPVGVAAKDLRDCLLIQLSQFAKETPWIEEARLIISDHLDLLANHDFRTLMRVTRLKEEVLKEAVNLIQSLDPRPGQSIQTSEPEYVIPDVLVRKHNGRWVVELNSDSIPRLQINQQYASMCTSARNDADNQYIRSNLQEARWLIKSLESRNDTLLRVSRCIVEQQQAFFEQGEEYMKPMVLADIAQAVEMHESTISRVTTQKYLHSPRGIFELKYFFSSHVNTEGGGEASSTAIRALVKKLIAAENPAKPLSDSKLTTMLSDQGIMVARRTVAKYRESLSIPPSNQRKQLV; this is translated from the coding sequence ATGAAGCAAGGTTTGCAATTACGGCTCAGCCAACAACTGGCGATGACGCCGCAGTTACAACAGGCGATCCGTCTGTTGCAGCTGTCCACGTTAGAACTCCAGCAGGAGCTCCAGCAAGCGCTGGACAGCAATCCGTTGCTGGAGCAAACCGATCTTCATGACGAGGTAGACACGCAGCAAACGCAGGACACTGAAACGCTCGACACCGTTGACGCGCTCGAACAAAAAGAGATGCCGGACGAGCTACCGCTGGATGCCAGTTGGGATGAAATCTACACCGCCGGAACCCCTTCCGGAACGCGTGCAGACTACCAGGACGATGAGTTACCGGTCTATCAGGGCGAAACCACGCAGTCACTGCAGGATTACCTGATGTGGCAGGTAGAATTAACGCCCTTCTCCGATACCGACCGCGCCATTGCCACCTCCATTGTGGATGCCGTTGATGACACCGGCTACTTGACGGTCACGCTGGACGATATCCTGGAAAGCATCGGTGATGACGAGATCGAACTCGAAGAGATCGAGGCCGTATTGAAGCGTATTCAGCGTTTCGACCCGGTAGGTGTTGCCGCGAAAGATCTCCGCGATTGCCTGCTGATCCAGCTATCGCAGTTCGCCAAAGAGACACCGTGGATTGAAGAAGCGCGCTTAATTATCAGCGATCATCTGGATCTGCTGGCTAACCATGATTTCCGCACCCTGATGCGCGTCACGCGCCTGAAAGAAGAGGTGCTGAAAGAGGCGGTTAATCTGATCCAGTCTCTCGATCCACGCCCCGGCCAATCGATCCAGACCAGCGAACCGGAATATGTCATTCCCGACGTGCTGGTGAGAAAACACAATGGCCGCTGGGTCGTTGAACTGAACTCAGACAGCATTCCTCGCCTGCAAATCAATCAGCAGTACGCCTCCATGTGCACCAGCGCACGTAACGATGCCGACAACCAATATATTCGTAGCAATTTGCAGGAAGCACGATGGTTGATCAAAAGTCTGGAGAGCCGAAATGATACGCTGCTGCGCGTAAGCCGTTGTATTGTCGAACAGCAGCAGGCGTTCTTTGAGCAGGGCGAAGAGTATATGAAACCGATGGTGCTGGCAGATATCGCCCAGGCCGTCGAGATGCACGAATCAACCATTTCCCGCGTGACCACACAGAAGTATCTGCACAGTCCACGCGGTATTTTTGAGCTTAAGTATTTCTTCTCCAGCCACGTGAATACCGAAGGCGGCGGCGAAGCCTCGTCAACGGCGATTCGCGCACTGGTGAAGAAGTTAATCGCCGCGGAGAATCCCGCGAAGCCACTGAGTGACAGTAAGTTAACCACCATGCTGTCCGATCAGGGTATTATGGTGGCACGTCGTACTGTTGCGAAGTATCGAGAGTCTTTATCCATTCCGCCGTCTAACCAGCGTAAACAACTGGTCTGA
- the hpf gene encoding ribosome hibernation promoting factor, translated as MQLNITGHNVEITEALREFLNTKFAKLEQYFERINQVYIVLKVEKVTHISDATLHVNGGELHASAEGQDMYAAIDGLIDKLARQLNKHKDKLKQH; from the coding sequence ATGCAGCTCAATATCACAGGACACAACGTCGAGATTACTGAGGCTTTACGCGAATTTTTGAACACAAAGTTCGCAAAACTCGAACAGTATTTCGAAAGGATCAACCAGGTCTATATTGTGTTGAAAGTGGAGAAAGTGACTCATATCTCGGATGCGACCCTACACGTGAACGGGGGCGAACTCCATGCCAGTGCGGAAGGGCAAGACATGTACGCGGCTATCGACGGCTTGATTGATAAACTTGCGCGACAGCTCAATAAACATAAAGATAAACTGAAACAACACTAA
- the ptsN gene encoding PTS IIA-like nitrogen regulatory protein PtsN has protein sequence MMNNDSALQLSNVLNQECTRSGVHCQSKKRALEIISELAAKQLGLPPQVVFEAILTREKMGSTGIGNGIAIPHGKLEEDTLRAVGVFVQLETPIAFDAIDNQPVDLLFALLVPADQTKTHLHTLSLVAKRLADKTICRRLRSAQSDEELYQIITEAEGSQDDA, from the coding sequence ATGATGAACAACGATTCCGCTCTTCAACTGAGCAATGTCCTTAACCAGGAATGTACCCGCAGTGGTGTTCACTGCCAGAGCAAAAAACGTGCGCTGGAGATCATCAGTGAACTGGCCGCAAAACAGCTGGGCCTGCCGCCGCAGGTGGTGTTTGAAGCGATCCTGACCCGAGAAAAAATGGGCAGTACCGGCATCGGCAACGGCATTGCGATCCCGCATGGCAAACTGGAAGAGGACACCTTGCGTGCCGTCGGTGTGTTTGTCCAGCTGGAAACGCCTATTGCCTTCGACGCCATTGACAACCAGCCTGTCGATCTCCTCTTCGCGCTGCTGGTGCCAGCAGATCAGACTAAGACCCATCTGCATACGCTGTCGCTGGTTGCCAAACGTCTGGCTGATAAAACGATCTGCCGTCGCCTGCGCTCAGCCCAAAGTGATGAAGAGCTCTATCAAATTATCACCGAAGCAGAAGGCAGTCAGGATGATGCATAA
- the rapZ gene encoding RNase adapter RapZ, with protein MVLMIVSGRSGSGKSVALRALEDMGFYCVDNLPVVLLPELARTLADRQISAAVSIDVRNMPESPEVFEQAMSNLPEAFSPQLLFLDADRNTLIRRYSDTRRLHPLSSKNLSLESAIDEESDLLEPLRSRADLIVDTSEMSVHELAEMLRTRLLGKRERELTMVFESFGFKHGIPIDADYVFDVRFLPNPHWDPKLRPMTGLDKPVAAFLDRHTEVHNFIYQTRSYLELWLPMLETNNRSYLTVAIGCTGGKHRSVYIAEQLADYFRSRGKNVQSRHRTLEKRKT; from the coding sequence ATGGTGTTGATGATCGTCAGCGGCCGCTCGGGATCGGGAAAGTCCGTTGCCCTGCGTGCGCTGGAAGATATGGGCTTTTACTGCGTAGATAACCTGCCGGTGGTGTTGTTGCCTGAGCTGGCGAGGACACTTGCAGACAGGCAAATCTCTGCTGCCGTCAGTATTGACGTCCGTAACATGCCTGAATCCCCGGAAGTTTTTGAGCAGGCGATGAGTAATCTGCCGGAGGCTTTCTCTCCGCAGTTGCTGTTCCTTGATGCCGATCGTAATACGCTGATCCGTCGCTACAGCGACACCCGTCGTTTGCATCCTCTTTCCAGTAAAAACCTCTCTCTGGAAAGTGCCATCGACGAAGAGAGCGATTTGCTGGAACCACTGCGCTCCCGTGCCGATCTGATTGTCGACACCTCTGAGATGTCGGTACATGAACTGGCGGAAATGCTGCGTACCCGCTTGTTGGGTAAACGCGAGCGCGAGCTGACGATGGTGTTCGAATCCTTCGGCTTTAAGCATGGTATTCCTATCGATGCGGATTATGTTTTCGACGTGCGCTTCCTGCCAAACCCGCACTGGGACCCTAAACTGCGTCCGATGACCGGTCTGGATAAACCCGTGGCGGCGTTCCTCGACAGACACACAGAAGTTCACAATTTTATCTACCAGACGCGAAGCTACCTTGAGCTATGGTTACCTATGCTGGAGACAAACAATCGTAGCTACCTGACGGTGGCGATTGGCTGTACCGGTGGTAAACATCGTTCGGTCTACATTGCCGAACAGCTGGCCGATTACTTCCGCTCACGCGGGAAGAACGTTCAGTCCCGTCATCGCACGCTGGAAAAACGCAAAACATGA
- the npr gene encoding PTS phosphocarrier protein NPr, with amino-acid sequence MTVKQTVEITNKLGMHARPAMKLFELMQGFDAEVLLRNDEGTEAEANSVIALLMLDSAKGRQIEVEATGPQEEEALAAVIALFNAGFDED; translated from the coding sequence ATGACCGTAAAACAGACCGTTGAGATCACCAATAAGCTGGGCATGCACGCGCGCCCGGCAATGAAGCTGTTTGAGTTAATGCAGGGTTTCGATGCCGAAGTTCTGCTGCGTAATGATGAAGGCACAGAAGCGGAAGCAAACAGCGTGATTGCGCTGCTGATGCTGGACTCCGCTAAAGGCCGTCAGATTGAAGTTGAAGCCACCGGCCCGCAGGAAGAGGAAGCGCTGGCGGCGGTGATTGCGCTGTTTAACGCCGGGTTTGACGAAGACTAA
- the mtgA gene encoding monofunctional biosynthetic peptidoglycan transglycosylase, whose translation MSRKFTAGAWVKRILLRIVIVLAVFWGGGIALFSILPVPFSAVMVERQLSAWFTGDFSYVAHSDWVGMDEISPWMGLAVIAAEDQKFAEHWGFDVAAIEKALDHNERHENRVRGASTLSQQTAKNMFLWDGRSWVRKGLEAGLTLGIETVWSKKRILTVYLNIAEFGDGVFGVEAAAQRYFNKPASRLSMSEAALLAAVLPNPIRFKANAPSGYVRSRQAWIMRQMRQLGGEGFMERNKLM comes from the coding sequence ATGAGCCGTAAATTTACTGCAGGCGCATGGGTGAAACGCATCCTGTTACGCATCGTTATCGTGCTGGCAGTGTTCTGGGGGGGCGGTATCGCCCTGTTCAGTATCCTGCCCGTGCCGTTTTCTGCCGTCATGGTCGAGCGTCAGCTTAGCGCCTGGTTTACCGGTGATTTCAGCTATGTTGCCCATTCTGACTGGGTGGGGATGGATGAAATCTCACCCTGGATGGGCCTGGCGGTCATTGCGGCAGAAGATCAGAAGTTCGCGGAACACTGGGGATTCGACGTGGCGGCAATCGAGAAGGCGCTTGACCATAACGAACGTCATGAAAACCGCGTGCGAGGTGCGTCGACCTTGTCGCAGCAGACGGCGAAAAATATGTTTTTATGGGACGGTCGAAGCTGGGTGCGAAAAGGGCTGGAAGCGGGTCTGACCCTGGGGATAGAAACAGTCTGGAGCAAAAAACGGATTTTGACCGTCTACCTGAATATCGCGGAGTTTGGCGACGGTGTGTTTGGCGTTGAAGCTGCTGCACAGCGATATTTCAATAAGCCTGCCAGCCGCCTGAGTATGTCCGAAGCTGCGCTATTAGCTGCCGTTTTACCCAATCCAATTCGCTTTAAGGCCAATGCCCCGTCAGGTTACGTGCGTAGCCGTCAGGCGTGGATCATGCGGCAGATGCGCCAGTTAGGTGGGGAAGGGTTTATGGAGAGAAATAAGCTGATGTAG
- the elbB gene encoding isoprenoid biosynthesis glyoxalase ElbB — MKKIGVVLSGCGVYDGSEIHEAVITLLALSRQGAEVVCFAPDKSQADVVNHLTGEPMAETRKVLIEAARIARGDIHPLAQADAAELDALIVPGGFGAAKNLSTFATQGAECVVDPDLKALSQAMHAAGKPQGFICIAPAMLPKIFDFPLRLTIGTDIDTAEIIEDMGGEHVPCPVDDIVVDEENKIVTTPAYMLAQTLSEAATGIEKLVERVLVLAE; from the coding sequence ATGAAAAAGATTGGTGTCGTGCTGAGTGGTTGCGGTGTTTACGATGGTTCAGAGATACATGAAGCCGTCATCACGCTGCTGGCATTGTCCCGACAGGGCGCAGAGGTTGTCTGCTTTGCACCGGATAAAAGCCAGGCCGATGTGGTTAACCATCTCACCGGTGAGCCGATGGCGGAAACGCGAAAAGTCCTGATTGAGGCCGCACGCATTGCGCGGGGAGATATTCATCCACTGGCGCAGGCCGATGCCGCGGAGCTTGATGCGTTAATTGTGCCGGGGGGCTTTGGTGCGGCGAAAAATCTCAGCACCTTTGCGACTCAGGGGGCGGAGTGTGTGGTCGATCCGGATTTAAAGGCACTGTCTCAGGCGATGCACGCAGCGGGCAAGCCTCAGGGCTTTATCTGTATTGCTCCGGCCATGCTGCCAAAAATTTTTGATTTTCCTCTGCGCCTGACCATCGGAACGGACATTGATACTGCCGAAATTATCGAGGATATGGGGGGCGAACATGTCCCTTGTCCGGTGGATGATATTGTTGTGGATGAAGAGAATAAAATCGTCACTACGCCAGCGTATATGCTGGCACAAACGCTCTCTGAAGCCGCCACGGGCATTGAAAAGCTGGTGGAGCGAGTTTTGGTTCTTGCTGAATGA
- the arcB gene encoding aerobic respiration two-component sensor histidine kinase ArcB gives MKQIRMLAQYYVDLMMKLGLVRFSMLLALALVVLAIVVQMAVTMVLHGQVESIDVIRSIFFGLLITPWAVYFLSVVVEQLEESRQRLSKLVDKLEEMRERDLKLNVQLKDNIAQLNQEISDREKAEAERQATLEQLKIEMKEREVTQIQLEQQSSFLRSFLDASPDLVFYRNEDKEFSGCNRAMELLTGKSEKQLIHLKPQDVYSEEAAAKVMETDEKVFRHNVSLTYEQWLDYPDGRKACFEIRKVPYYDRVGKRHGLMGFGRDITERKRYQDALERASRDKTTFISTISHELRTPLNGIVGLSRILLDTDLTSEQEKYLKTIHVSAVTLGNIFNDIIDMDKMERRKVQLDNQPVDFTGFLADLENLSGLQAQQKGLSFVMEPTLPLPHKVVTDGTRLRQILWNLISNAVKFTQKGQVAVRIRYDEGDMLHFEVEDSGIGIPQEEQDKIFAMYYQVKDSHGGKPATGTGIGLAVSKRLAKSMGGDITVASQPGKGSTFTLTVHAPAVAEEVEDTFENDDMPLPALHVLLVEDIELNVIVARSVLEKLGNSVDVAMTGKAALEMFTPGEYDLVLLDIQLPDMTGLDISRELTSKYAADDLPPLVALTANVLKDKKEYLDAGMDDVLSKPLAVPALTAMIKKFWDTRDEEESTMTSVDSAKAQTILDTAMLEQYIDLVGPKLITDGLAVFEKMMPGYLSVLESNLTARDQKGIVEEGHKIKGAAGSVGLRHLQQLGQQIQSPDLPAWEDNVGEWVEEMKQEWQNDVAVLKAWVDARKK, from the coding sequence ATGAAGCAAATTCGAATGCTTGCCCAGTATTACGTCGACCTGATGATGAAGCTCGGCCTGGTGCGTTTCTCCATGCTGCTGGCGCTGGCGCTGGTCGTGCTTGCCATTGTTGTGCAAATGGCTGTGACCATGGTTCTGCATGGGCAGGTGGAGAGCATTGATGTCATCCGCTCGATCTTCTTCGGTCTGTTAATCACGCCGTGGGCGGTCTACTTCCTCTCCGTGGTGGTGGAGCAGCTTGAGGAGTCCCGTCAGCGCTTATCAAAACTGGTGGATAAGCTGGAAGAGATGCGCGAGCGCGATCTGAAGCTCAACGTCCAGTTGAAGGATAATATTGCGCAGTTGAATCAGGAGATTTCAGATCGTGAGAAAGCAGAGGCTGAACGTCAGGCCACGCTGGAGCAACTGAAAATCGAAATGAAAGAGCGCGAAGTGACGCAGATCCAGCTCGAACAGCAATCTTCTTTCCTGCGCTCTTTTCTGGATGCTTCGCCGGATCTGGTGTTCTACCGCAATGAAGATAAAGAGTTCTCCGGATGTAACCGGGCGATGGAACTGCTGACCGGGAAAAGCGAAAAGCAGCTTATTCACCTGAAACCGCAGGACGTTTACTCCGAAGAGGCGGCGGCTAAAGTGATGGAGACGGATGAAAAAGTGTTCCGCCATAACGTCTCGCTCACCTACGAGCAGTGGCTCGATTACCCGGACGGGCGTAAAGCCTGCTTTGAGATCCGTAAGGTGCCGTACTACGACCGTGTCGGGAAGCGCCATGGTCTGATGGGCTTTGGCCGCGATATCACCGAGCGTAAGCGCTATCAGGATGCGCTTGAGCGCGCCAGCCGCGACAAGACCACGTTTATTTCCACTATCAGCCATGAACTGCGGACGCCGCTCAACGGCATTGTGGGGTTAAGCCGTATTCTGCTGGACACCGACCTGACCAGCGAGCAGGAAAAGTACCTTAAAACGATCCATGTTTCGGCGGTTACGCTGGGCAATATCTTCAACGATATTATCGACATGGACAAGATGGAGCGCCGGAAGGTGCAGCTTGATAACCAGCCGGTCGATTTTACCGGTTTCCTGGCCGATCTTGAGAATCTTTCCGGGCTGCAGGCGCAGCAAAAGGGGTTGAGCTTTGTTATGGAGCCGACCCTGCCGCTGCCGCATAAAGTGGTGACGGACGGCACGCGCCTGCGCCAGATCCTGTGGAATCTCATCAGCAACGCCGTGAAATTTACCCAGAAGGGGCAGGTGGCGGTACGTATCCGCTATGACGAAGGGGATATGCTGCACTTTGAGGTTGAGGACTCAGGGATTGGTATTCCGCAGGAGGAGCAGGATAAGATCTTCGCCATGTATTACCAGGTCAAGGACAGCCACGGCGGGAAGCCTGCGACCGGCACCGGCATTGGTCTGGCGGTATCGAAACGTTTGGCGAAGAGTATGGGCGGGGATATTACCGTTGCCAGCCAGCCGGGCAAAGGTTCCACCTTTACGCTGACGGTACATGCGCCTGCGGTGGCGGAAGAGGTCGAAGATACCTTTGAAAACGACGATATGCCGCTTCCGGCGCTGCACGTTCTGCTGGTGGAAGACATTGAACTGAACGTGATTGTGGCGCGCTCGGTGCTGGAAAAACTCGGCAACAGTGTGGACGTGGCAATGACCGGAAAAGCCGCGCTGGAGATGTTTACCCCTGGCGAATACGACCTCGTTCTGTTGGATATTCAGCTACCGGACATGACCGGGCTGGATATCTCCCGCGAACTGACGAGCAAGTATGCCGCTGACGATCTGCCGCCGCTGGTGGCGCTGACGGCGAATGTGCTGAAGGATAAAAAAGAGTACCTTGATGCCGGTATGGATGATGTACTCAGCAAGCCGCTGGCGGTGCCAGCCCTGACTGCCATGATCAAGAAGTTCTGGGATACCCGTGATGAAGAGGAGAGCACCATGACGTCTGTTGATAGCGCAAAAGCCCAAACGATACTCGATACCGCCATGCTGGAGCAGTACATCGATCTGGTGGGGCCAAAACTGATCACCGATGGCCTCGCCGTGTTTGAGAAAATGATGCCGGGATATTTGAGCGTGCTGGAGTCCAATCTGACGGCGCGTGACCAGAAAGGCATTGTTGAAGAAGGCCATAAAATTAAAGGCGCGGCTGGCTCAGTGGGGTTGCGTCATCTGCAGCAGTTGGGCCAACAGATCCAGTCACCGGATTTACCTGCATGGGAAGATAACGTAGGTGAATGGGTTGAAGAGATGAAACAGGAATGGCAAAACGATGTGGCGGTGCTGAAAGCCTGGGTGGACGCCAGAAAAAAATGA
- the lptG gene encoding LPS export ABC transporter permease LptG, with protein MQAFGVLDRYIGKTIFTTIMMTLFMLVSLSGIIKFVDQLKKAGQGSYDAVGAGMYTLLSVPKDVQIFFPMAALLGALLGLGMLAQRSELVVMQASGFTRMQVALSVMKTAIPLVLLTMAIGEWVAPQGEQMARNYRAQAMYGGSLLSTQQGLWAKDGNNFVYIERVKGDDELGGVSIYAFNNERRLQSVRYAASAKFDANNKLWRLSQVDESDLKDPKQITGSQTVSGTWKTNLTPDKLGVVALDPDALSISGLHNYVKYLKSSGQDAGRYQLNMWSKIFQPMSVAVMMLMALSFIFGPLRSVPMGVRVVTGISFGFVFYVLDQIFGPLTLVYGIPPIIGALLPSASFFLISLWLLLRRS; from the coding sequence ATGCAGGCATTTGGCGTTCTTGATCGCTATATCGGTAAAACGATTTTTACCACCATCATGATGACGCTGTTCATGCTGGTGTCGCTCTCCGGCATTATCAAATTTGTCGATCAGCTGAAAAAAGCCGGGCAGGGGAGTTACGACGCGGTGGGCGCGGGGATGTACACCCTGCTCAGCGTGCCAAAAGATGTGCAAATCTTCTTCCCGATGGCCGCCCTGCTGGGTGCGCTGCTGGGGCTGGGGATGCTGGCGCAGCGCAGCGAGCTGGTGGTGATGCAGGCATCGGGCTTTACCCGTATGCAGGTTGCGCTGTCGGTCATGAAAACCGCGATCCCGCTGGTGCTGCTGACTATGGCGATTGGCGAATGGGTTGCGCCGCAGGGCGAGCAGATGGCGCGTAACTACCGCGCTCAGGCCATGTACGGCGGTTCACTGCTCTCCACACAGCAGGGGCTGTGGGCGAAAGACGGCAATAACTTTGTCTACATCGAACGTGTTAAAGGTGATGACGAACTGGGCGGTGTGAGTATTTACGCCTTCAATAATGAACGTCGTCTGCAGTCGGTGCGTTATGCCGCGTCGGCCAAATTTGATGCGAACAACAAGCTGTGGCGTCTGTCGCAGGTTGATGAATCTGACCTGAAAGACCCGAAACAGATTACCGGTTCGCAGACGGTTTCCGGTACGTGGAAGACGAACCTGACGCCGGACAAGCTGGGGGTGGTCGCACTCGATCCCGATGCGCTCTCTATTAGCGGACTGCATAACTACGTGAAGTATCTGAAGTCGAGCGGGCAGGACGCCGGACGTTACCAGCTCAATATGTGGAGCAAAATCTTCCAGCCGATGTCCGTGGCGGTGATGATGCTGATGGCGCTGTCGTTTATCTTTGGCCCGCTGCGTAGCGTGCCGATGGGTGTGCGCGTGGTGACCGGTATCAGCTTCGGTTTTGTGTTCTACGTTCTCGATCAGATCTTTGGCCCGTTAACGCTGGTTTACGGTATCCCGCCGATTATCGGTGCGTTGCTGCCGAGCGCCAGTTTCTTCCTGATCAGCCTCTGGCTGTTGCTGAGACGCTCCTGA
- the lptF gene encoding LPS export ABC transporter permease LptF — protein MIIIRYLVRETLKSQLAILFILLLIFFCQKLVRVLGAAVDGEIPTNLVLSLLGLGVPEMAQLILPLSLFLGLLMTLGKLYTESEITVMHACGLSKAVLVKAAMVLALFTGLVAAVNVMWAGPTSSRHQDEVLAEAKANPGMAALAQGQFQQATDGNSVLFIESVDGSRFNDVFLAQIRTKGNARPSVVVADSGQLAQRKDGSQVVTLNKGTRFEGTAMLRDFRITDFQNYQAIIGHQTVALDPTDTEQMDMRTLIKTDSNRARAELHWRITLVFTVFMMALMVVPLSVVNPRQGRVLSMLPAMLLYLVFFLLQTSIKSNGGKGKIDPVIWTWVVNGLYLLLAVGLNLWDTVPMRRIRARFTRKGAI, from the coding sequence GTGATAATCATAAGATATCTGGTGCGGGAGACGCTGAAGAGCCAACTGGCGATCCTCTTTATCCTGCTTCTGATCTTTTTCTGTCAGAAGCTGGTCAGGGTCCTCGGCGCGGCGGTTGACGGCGAAATTCCAACAAATCTGGTGCTTTCCCTGCTCGGGTTAGGCGTGCCGGAAATGGCGCAGCTTATTCTGCCGTTAAGCCTTTTCCTCGGTTTGCTGATGACGCTCGGTAAGCTCTATACCGAAAGTGAAATCACGGTAATGCATGCCTGTGGCTTAAGCAAAGCCGTGCTGGTAAAAGCGGCTATGGTCCTGGCGCTGTTCACGGGGCTCGTTGCGGCGGTGAATGTGATGTGGGCAGGCCCTACCTCCTCACGCCACCAGGACGAAGTGCTGGCGGAAGCCAAAGCGAACCCCGGTATGGCAGCGCTAGCGCAGGGGCAGTTCCAGCAGGCCACTGACGGTAATTCGGTGCTCTTTATCGAAAGCGTTGATGGCAGCCGCTTTAACGATGTATTTCTTGCCCAGATCCGCACCAAAGGCAATGCGCGTCCCTCTGTGGTGGTGGCCGATTCAGGTCAACTGGCACAGCGTAAAGATGGCTCTCAGGTTGTGACGCTGAACAAAGGTACGCGCTTCGAAGGGACGGCGATGCTGCGCGATTTCCGTATCACCGATTTCCAGAACTATCAGGCGATTATTGGCCACCAGACCGTCGCGCTTGACCCGACTGACACCGAGCAGATGGATATGCGTACGCTAATCAAGACGGATTCTAACCGCGCGCGCGCTGAGCTTCACTGGCGTATCACTCTGGTATTCACTGTATTTATGATGGCACTGATGGTAGTTCCGCTGAGCGTGGTGAACCCACGTCAGGGGCGTGTGTTGTCCATGCTGCCAGCGATGCTGTTATATCTGGTGTTTTTCCTGTTACAAACCTCGATTAAATCCAACGGTGGGAAAGGGAAAATTGACCCGGTCATCTGGACCTGGGTAGTCAATGGCCTGTATTTGCTGCTGGCGGTAGGCCTTAACTTGTGGGATACGGTGCCAATGCGTCGAATTCGTGCCCGGTTTACGCGTAAAGGAGCCATCTAA